In Lentibacillus amyloliquefaciens, one DNA window encodes the following:
- a CDS encoding hotdog fold thioesterase, which translates to MEYNDTLIEALGIETVSLEKDKVVMTMPVDKRTHQPAGFLHGGANVALAETAASMGALMNVEPEQFNIFGLEINANHIKSKREGIVTATATPLHRGKTTMVWEINITDEPGNLICISRCTIGVVPKNRKE; encoded by the coding sequence TTGGAATACAACGATACACTCATCGAAGCACTGGGGATTGAAACGGTCTCACTAGAAAAAGATAAGGTCGTTATGACGATGCCTGTCGATAAAAGAACACATCAGCCGGCAGGGTTCTTGCACGGCGGAGCGAATGTTGCATTGGCCGAGACGGCTGCAAGCATGGGGGCACTTATGAACGTTGAGCCTGAACAGTTTAATATATTTGGACTCGAGATTAATGCCAACCATATTAAAAGCAAACGCGAAGGTATTGTCACTGCAACAGCAACACCACTCCACAGGGGCAAAACAACCATGGTGTGGGAAATCAACATCACGGATGAACCAGGTAACTTGATATGTATATCCCGCTGTACAATTGGCGTTGTCCCTAAAAACAGAAAGGAGTAA
- a CDS encoding peptide chain release factor 3 produces the protein MNMHEEVQKRRTFAIISHPDAGKTTMTEKLLLFGNLIRSAGTVKGKKSGKFATSDWMEIEKQRGISVTSSVMNFPYQGYQVNILDTPGHEDFSEDTYRTLTAVDSVVMIIDATKGIEAQTIKLFKVCKMRGIPIFTFINKLDREGREPLELLEEIEEVLDIETYPMSWPAGMGKRFLGTFDRHGKQFIQYNGNEDETYIPYDELDDPEYNELVSNPIYEAANDEFALVEEAGDEFSLDAVLSGEQTPVFFGSALAPFGVQNFFDTFISMAPEPAPRKATEGVISPDNPNFSGFIFKIQANMNPAHRDRVAFLRVCSGKFERGMSVKLARTGKPIKLAQSQQFVASDRDTVEEAYAGDIIGVYDPNAYQIGDTLVEGKSLFEYQELPQFPPEQFQRVTAKNVMKAKQFKKGIEQLVQEGAIQLYKHYRSESYILGAVGELQYEVFQYRMRNEYNVEVMLEPIGERVPRWLKSDQVDPSMYDERNMLVRDRSDNYVVLFKNEFSLNWFKDNHPDIELIDLFDVNQYDQKT, from the coding sequence TCCTCTTGTTCGGCAATTTGATCCGCTCAGCCGGTACTGTTAAAGGAAAAAAATCAGGGAAATTCGCGACATCGGACTGGATGGAAATTGAAAAGCAGCGCGGCATTTCGGTGACCTCCAGTGTGATGAATTTCCCGTATCAAGGGTATCAGGTCAATATTTTGGATACGCCCGGCCACGAGGATTTCAGTGAGGATACGTACAGAACACTGACAGCGGTGGACAGTGTTGTCATGATTATTGATGCAACAAAAGGGATCGAAGCACAAACCATCAAGTTGTTCAAAGTATGTAAAATGCGCGGCATCCCTATTTTTACCTTTATCAATAAACTGGATCGTGAAGGTCGTGAACCGCTCGAATTGCTGGAAGAGATTGAGGAAGTGCTCGATATTGAAACGTATCCGATGAGCTGGCCCGCCGGCATGGGCAAACGATTCCTCGGCACATTTGACCGGCACGGGAAGCAATTTATTCAATATAACGGGAATGAAGACGAGACATATATTCCTTACGACGAACTGGATGACCCGGAATATAACGAACTGGTTTCCAACCCTATCTATGAAGCAGCTAATGATGAATTTGCACTCGTTGAAGAAGCAGGCGATGAATTTTCCCTCGATGCGGTTTTATCCGGCGAGCAGACACCGGTCTTTTTCGGAAGTGCGCTCGCTCCATTCGGTGTGCAGAATTTTTTCGATACATTTATTTCAATGGCACCGGAACCTGCACCACGCAAAGCAACGGAAGGTGTTATTTCGCCGGATAACCCGAATTTTTCAGGGTTTATCTTTAAAATCCAGGCCAACATGAACCCGGCGCATCGTGACAGAGTCGCTTTTTTAAGAGTTTGTTCCGGCAAATTTGAACGCGGGATGAGTGTGAAACTGGCACGGACCGGCAAACCAATCAAATTGGCGCAATCACAGCAGTTTGTTGCTTCAGACCGTGATACAGTGGAAGAAGCTTATGCCGGAGATATCATCGGTGTTTATGACCCGAACGCTTATCAAATCGGCGATACGCTCGTGGAGGGGAAAAGCTTGTTCGAATATCAGGAGCTCCCGCAGTTCCCGCCGGAGCAGTTCCAGCGTGTCACGGCCAAAAACGTCATGAAAGCCAAGCAATTTAAAAAAGGAATTGAGCAACTCGTCCAGGAAGGTGCGATTCAATTGTATAAGCATTATCGTTCCGAATCATACATTCTTGGAGCGGTCGGCGAACTGCAATACGAAGTCTTCCAATACCGCATGCGTAATGAGTACAATGTGGAAGTCATGCTTGAGCCAATAGGCGAGCGCGTGCCAAGGTGGCTGAAGTCTGATCAGGTTGACCCATCGATGTATGATGAACGAAATATGCTTGTCCGGGACCGGTCCGACAATTACGTCGTGCTATTCAAAAATGAATTTTCACTGAATTGGTTCAAAGACAACCATCCGGATATAGAATTGATTGATTTGTTTGATGTCAATCAGTATGACCAGAAGACATAA
- a CDS encoding ABC transporter ATP-binding protein: protein MQTLSTKDLTLGYGDDIVIDDLDITIPKGEITVFIGSNGCGKSTLVRSLARLLKPKGGDVVLDGEDIAKMGTKEVAKKMSILPQSPATPDGLNVMELVKQGRHPYRGFLKTWSQEDEQAVNNALEATNMLEFKDRPVDSLSGGQRQRAWIAMTLAQETDMMLLDEPTTYLDMSHQIDVLDLLFELNEKDGRTIVMVLHDLNLACRYAHHIVALKDKTVFAQGKPEEIVTCNLVHEVFQMKCDVTFDPMFGTPMCIPHGRGRCILADKAAELRQSAAN, encoded by the coding sequence ATGCAGACGTTATCAACGAAGGACCTGACGCTTGGTTATGGTGATGATATAGTTATTGATGACTTGGATATAACAATACCTAAAGGTGAAATCACAGTATTTATAGGCAGTAATGGCTGCGGGAAATCGACACTGGTTCGTTCATTGGCCCGTTTGTTAAAGCCAAAAGGCGGCGATGTTGTACTGGACGGGGAAGATATTGCCAAAATGGGTACAAAAGAAGTAGCCAAAAAAATGTCCATTTTACCGCAAAGCCCGGCAACACCGGATGGGTTAAATGTAATGGAGCTTGTGAAGCAGGGGAGACATCCTTACCGCGGTTTTCTAAAAACTTGGTCACAAGAAGATGAACAAGCGGTGAACAACGCTCTTGAAGCTACCAATATGCTGGAATTCAAGGATCGTCCGGTTGATTCACTTTCCGGCGGACAGCGGCAGCGTGCCTGGATTGCGATGACGTTGGCACAGGAGACAGATATGATGTTGCTCGATGAACCGACAACATATCTGGATATGTCGCATCAGATAGATGTGCTCGACCTTCTGTTTGAGCTGAATGAAAAAGACGGGCGTACCATTGTCATGGTTTTACATGATTTGAACCTTGCTTGCCGATATGCTCACCATATCGTGGCGCTTAAAGATAAAACGGTATTTGCGCAAGGGAAACCGGAAGAAATCGTCACGTGTAACCTTGTTCATGAAGTATTCCAAATGAAATGTGATGTGACGTTTGATCCGATGTTTGGTACCCCGATGTGTATCCCGCATGGCAGGGGCCGATGTATTCTGGCTGACAAGGCTGCCGAACTGCGACAGTCGGCGGCCAATTGA
- a CDS encoding hydrolase, whose product MKKKYYVNPGSLEISQIKYDNNDAFIIYASDDEVRSLRQSLDGMHTADNQAFWRAHVPIKPYHNDKPNDDYDAGITEAYQLIYELGDNGTREHIEAIGILGDNQM is encoded by the coding sequence GTGAAAAAGAAATATTATGTGAATCCGGGCAGTCTGGAAATTTCACAGATTAAGTATGATAATAATGACGCGTTTATTATTTATGCCTCGGATGATGAAGTCCGTTCGCTGAGGCAGAGCCTTGATGGAATGCATACAGCAGACAATCAGGCATTCTGGCGTGCCCATGTGCCAATCAAACCGTATCATAACGACAAGCCCAATGATGATTACGATGCGGGTATTACTGAAGCCTATCAATTGATTTATGAGTTAGGTGATAATGGTACCAGAGAGCATATCGAGGCTATTGGCATATTAGGGGACAATCAAATGTAA
- a CDS encoding 1,4-dihydroxy-2-naphthoate polyprenyltransferase, with translation MEPITSIKEELNEKSGFHIWWRLLRPHTLTASVVPVFVGTMFALTTHQINVWLFLAMLLASILIQSATNMFNEYYDFARGLDNEKSVGIGGTIVRDGISPTTVKRMAFTFFAIAILLGVYICIESSWWIALIGLICMLFGYLYTGGPLPIAYTPFGELFSGFFMGTVIIGISYYIQTSVITSSVIWLSIPIAIFIGGIMMSNNIRDLDGDKENGRKTVAILLGRKNAVRFLGIMFIAAYFLTGLYILSDVLPVWSVIAFLSVIKASDVIRKFRGKTKPLEMMPAMAATGKTNTLYGLLLGISLLVSNFF, from the coding sequence GTGGAACCCATAACCTCAATAAAAGAAGAACTTAATGAAAAGAGCGGTTTCCATATATGGTGGCGGCTGCTGCGCCCGCATACACTGACCGCCTCTGTTGTGCCGGTATTTGTCGGAACCATGTTTGCACTGACCACCCACCAAATTAACGTGTGGTTATTTTTGGCAATGCTTCTGGCTTCCATACTGATCCAGTCCGCTACAAATATGTTCAATGAATATTACGATTTTGCAAGGGGATTGGATAACGAAAAATCAGTTGGCATCGGTGGTACAATTGTGAGAGATGGCATTTCACCAACAACCGTCAAAAGAATGGCGTTCACATTTTTCGCGATTGCCATATTGCTTGGTGTCTATATCTGCATTGAATCCAGCTGGTGGATTGCCCTTATCGGTTTAATCTGTATGCTTTTTGGTTACTTGTATACTGGCGGCCCTTTACCAATTGCATATACACCATTCGGGGAACTGTTTTCCGGATTTTTCATGGGAACAGTCATCATCGGCATCAGTTATTATATCCAAACATCCGTCATAACAAGCTCAGTCATTTGGCTTTCAATTCCGATTGCCATTTTTATCGGCGGTATCATGATGTCTAATAACATCCGTGATTTGGACGGTGATAAGGAAAACGGGAGAAAAACAGTTGCCATTCTCCTGGGACGGAAAAATGCCGTTCGATTTCTGGGTATCATGTTTATCGCTGCCTATTTCTTAACGGGGCTATACATTCTTTCAGACGTGCTTCCGGTATGGTCGGTTATAGCGTTTCTCAGTGTCATAAAAGCAAGTGATGTCATTCGTAAATTCCGCGGCAAAACCAAACCACTGGAAATGATGCCGGCAATGGCTGCAACTGGAAAAACCAACACACTATACGGATTGCTGCTTGGCATTTCGCTTTTAGTCAGTAATTTTTTCTGA
- a CDS encoding isochorismate synthase, whose translation MLEVKETGLQSMLEKAISEAKENHTARMISMTKKVNKTNPLLFIEAGKKLSVDRTFWSSTSENFSIAGIGCAHEINAKSNRMEEAEEAWQKLRDEAIIHNPYKTSGTGLVTMGGMSFDPLMQKTSLWKNFSHLSLTIPEMLLTQSDDNCYLTTNVKVNADDQAAELAQRLNKMERMLLNPSINLPGEVGIEMKQEIDPETWKQTVTYATDYIKQNYAKKIVLARKLFVKLSDEAAVSSVLKKLIEQQPNSYVFAFERNGDCFLGASPERLVKQENDEVLSTCLAGTAPRGKTKEEDDRIAHSLLYDEKNRSEHDFVVKMIRQSMEHYCRAVNVPDKPVIYPLKNLQHLYTPVTAVLNERYSIFDIIERLHPTPALGGVPRDESLAFIREHEQLDRGWYGAPVGWMDSNRNGEFAVAIRSGLIQGDKASLFAGCGIVQDSNPDEEYKETGIKFLPMLSVLGGGNHESH comes from the coding sequence ATGCTAGAAGTAAAAGAGACAGGCCTTCAGTCGATGCTTGAAAAAGCAATCAGTGAAGCAAAAGAGAATCACACAGCACGAATGATAAGCATGACAAAAAAAGTCAATAAAACCAATCCGCTTTTGTTTATTGAAGCTGGAAAGAAGTTGTCTGTGGATCGGACATTCTGGTCGAGCACCTCTGAAAATTTTTCCATCGCAGGCATTGGCTGTGCCCATGAAATAAATGCCAAATCAAACCGAATGGAAGAGGCAGAAGAAGCCTGGCAAAAGTTGCGCGATGAAGCGATTATCCATAACCCTTATAAAACGTCGGGGACTGGATTAGTGACAATGGGCGGAATGTCATTTGATCCATTGATGCAAAAGACATCTTTATGGAAAAACTTTTCTCATCTTTCATTGACCATACCCGAAATGTTGCTGACCCAATCGGATGATAATTGCTATTTAACCACTAACGTCAAAGTAAACGCAGACGACCAGGCAGCAGAACTCGCGCAGAGGCTGAACAAGATGGAACGTATGTTGTTAAATCCTTCCATCAACCTTCCTGGAGAAGTGGGTATTGAAATGAAGCAGGAGATCGATCCTGAGACTTGGAAACAAACAGTAACGTATGCAACCGACTATATCAAGCAAAATTATGCCAAAAAAATAGTTCTTGCCCGCAAACTTTTTGTCAAACTGTCTGACGAAGCAGCCGTATCAAGTGTTTTAAAAAAGCTGATTGAACAGCAGCCGAACAGTTATGTGTTTGCTTTTGAACGTAATGGGGACTGCTTTCTCGGGGCTTCGCCGGAACGTCTGGTCAAACAAGAAAACGATGAAGTGTTGTCCACTTGCCTGGCCGGGACGGCACCACGCGGGAAAACAAAAGAAGAGGATGACCGGATTGCTCATTCATTACTCTATGACGAAAAGAATCGCAGTGAACACGATTTTGTTGTGAAAATGATCAGGCAGTCGATGGAACATTATTGCCGGGCTGTCAACGTTCCGGATAAACCTGTTATCTATCCGCTTAAAAATTTACAGCATTTGTATACACCGGTAACGGCGGTTTTAAACGAGAGATACAGTATTTTCGATATCATTGAAAGACTGCATCCAACACCCGCACTTGGCGGTGTTCCACGGGACGAGTCACTCGCATTCATCCGTGAACACGAACAGCTGGACAGGGGCTGGTACGGTGCTCCTGTTGGCTGGATGGACAGTAATCGTAACGGTGAATTTGCGGTAGCCATCCGTTCAGGTTTAATCCAGGGTGATAAAGCATCGTTGTTCGCCGGGTGCGGTATTGTCCAGGATTCCAATCCGGATGAGGAGTATAAAGAAACTGGAATAAAATTCTTGCCGATGTTGTCTGTACTGGGAGGCGGAAATCATGAATCACACTGA
- the menH gene encoding 2-succinyl-6-hydroxy-2,4-cyclohexadiene-1-carboxylate synthase: MYQTINNTAYWYELKGDGVPVVYLHGFTGTGGTWDEMTRQLPENFLSLTIDLPGHGRTDSGAPKDMEGFSRDLARLLDYYQWQKVHLIGYSMGGRTALSFAIAYPDRVKSLTLESASPGLSDESEREDRRRKDEHLASRIENDGVKAFVDFWENIPLFQSQKKLPGNVREKIHTERLSHSREGLAQSLRYMGTGSQPSWWDALQSLEVPVLLLAGESDEKFTAINQSMKKLIPTAELAVVKDAGHAIHVELPDIFGKIVSEFLKTVELSTYQ, translated from the coding sequence ATGTATCAGACAATTAATAATACGGCATATTGGTATGAATTGAAGGGTGACGGTGTGCCGGTTGTCTATTTGCACGGATTTACCGGGACAGGCGGCACATGGGATGAGATGACGAGACAGCTACCGGAAAACTTTCTGAGCTTGACGATTGATCTGCCGGGCCATGGCCGGACTGATTCGGGAGCCCCAAAAGACATGGAAGGCTTTAGCCGTGATTTAGCCAGATTGCTTGATTACTATCAATGGCAAAAAGTTCACCTTATCGGTTATTCAATGGGCGGGCGTACGGCACTGTCATTTGCTATTGCTTATCCGGACAGGGTGAAGTCCCTGACGCTGGAAAGTGCATCGCCGGGATTATCTGATGAGAGCGAAAGAGAAGACCGGCGCCGGAAAGATGAACATCTGGCCTCTCGGATTGAAAACGATGGTGTGAAAGCTTTTGTTGATTTTTGGGAAAATATTCCGCTCTTTCAATCACAAAAAAAATTACCGGGAAACGTGCGTGAAAAAATACACACAGAAAGACTTTCACATTCACGAGAAGGGCTCGCACAATCATTGCGGTATATGGGAACAGGTTCCCAGCCTTCCTGGTGGGATGCATTACAATCCTTGGAAGTTCCCGTTTTGCTGCTTGCCGGTGAAAGTGATGAAAAGTTTACAGCGATAAATCAATCAATGAAAAAACTGATTCCAACAGCAGAACTTGCCGTCGTTAAAGATGCGGGTCATGCAATTCATGTGGAACTTCCCGATATTTTTGGTAAAATAGTAAGTGAATTTTTGAAAACTGTCGAACTCAGTACATACCAATGA
- the menD gene encoding 2-succinyl-5-enolpyruvyl-6-hydroxy-3-cyclohexene-1-carboxylic-acid synthase produces MNHTENLTRYTANFVDELAASDLTDVVISPGSRSTPLALTIAEHSDLYERIVIDERSAAFFALGMAKKQKKAVALVCSSGTAAANYFPAVIEAYYSRTPLIVLTADRPPELRDIGAPQAIDQIKLYGDYPKWFHEMALPEAGDDMLLYARAKASQAVNTANEGNSGAVHLNFPFREPLIPDFSLENLWGKRSNKPFYAKTEGKRRLDEDQLQRLHAELMSFRKGLIVCGPQTDPELAAAVTELAEMWQTPILADPLSQVRAGEHRKDLVIESYDAILRSENIRAQLKPDFIIRFGAMPVSKPYLFYVKENSDIAQFVVENIAGYREPAGNETEMIYADSAKLCNDLAHCEAPAAFDVEWLQTWQKMNQAAKNHLLESDSQNAITEGETVRCLTEAVPDKSSIYVGNSMSVRDLDTFFMTTPKSIDVLSNRGANGIDGMISSGLGAAATGEATTLLLGDLSFFHDMNGLLTAKHYTLNITIVVINNNGGGIFSFLPQVNHKAHFEALFGTPLDIDIEDAVKMYGGTYQQPGDETELKTALNESYQYKGLSVVEVKTDRSENLNWHHEKWRQIETSLLTHLS; encoded by the coding sequence ATGAATCACACTGAAAATCTAACACGGTATACAGCCAATTTTGTTGATGAGCTTGCAGCGAGCGACCTGACAGATGTCGTCATTTCGCCTGGTTCGCGTTCGACACCACTGGCTCTGACAATCGCTGAGCATTCTGATTTATACGAACGTATTGTAATCGATGAGCGCTCAGCAGCTTTTTTCGCTTTAGGAATGGCAAAAAAGCAAAAGAAAGCTGTTGCACTCGTTTGTTCTTCAGGGACAGCTGCAGCGAATTACTTTCCGGCAGTTATTGAAGCCTATTACAGCCGCACTCCTTTAATTGTTCTGACGGCGGACCGGCCGCCTGAACTGCGTGACATAGGTGCCCCGCAGGCAATTGATCAAATTAAGCTATACGGCGATTATCCTAAATGGTTTCATGAAATGGCATTGCCTGAAGCGGGCGATGACATGCTTCTTTATGCACGCGCAAAAGCATCACAGGCGGTCAATACAGCAAATGAAGGCAATTCAGGCGCGGTCCATTTGAATTTTCCTTTTCGTGAACCGCTCATACCTGATTTTTCGTTGGAAAACTTGTGGGGAAAGCGAAGCAACAAGCCATTTTATGCGAAGACTGAAGGCAAGCGGCGTTTGGATGAAGATCAGCTTCAACGACTGCACGCTGAATTGATGTCATTCCGGAAAGGGCTGATCGTCTGCGGCCCGCAAACCGATCCTGAATTAGCCGCTGCTGTCACTGAATTAGCCGAGATGTGGCAAACCCCAATTCTTGCGGACCCACTTTCCCAAGTAAGGGCCGGTGAGCACCGTAAAGATTTGGTGATTGAAAGTTATGATGCTATCTTAAGAAGTGAGAACATCAGAGCACAGCTTAAACCAGATTTTATTATTCGGTTCGGTGCGATGCCGGTTTCCAAGCCGTATCTTTTTTATGTGAAGGAGAACAGCGATATTGCGCAGTTTGTCGTGGAAAATATAGCAGGGTACAGAGAGCCCGCCGGCAATGAAACTGAAATGATTTATGCTGACAGTGCCAAGCTGTGCAATGATTTGGCACATTGTGAGGCGCCTGCTGCATTTGACGTGGAGTGGCTTCAAACTTGGCAAAAAATGAACCAGGCAGCTAAAAATCACTTACTGGAATCGGATAGCCAAAATGCTATAACGGAAGGGGAAACGGTCAGGTGTCTGACTGAAGCCGTTCCGGATAAAAGCAGCATTTATGTCGGAAACAGTATGAGTGTTCGAGATTTGGATACATTTTTCATGACAACGCCAAAATCAATTGACGTGCTGTCAAATCGGGGCGCCAATGGCATTGATGGCATGATTTCAAGTGGGCTCGGTGCAGCGGCAACCGGTGAAGCGACCACGCTGCTGCTCGGTGACTTATCATTTTTCCACGATATGAACGGGCTTCTGACAGCGAAACATTACACCTTGAATATTACCATTGTCGTTATAAACAACAATGGCGGGGGTATTTTTTCATTCCTACCGCAAGTGAATCACAAAGCTCATTTTGAGGCATTGTTTGGAACACCGCTGGATATAGACATTGAAGATGCGGTTAAGATGTACGGCGGAACCTATCAGCAGCCCGGAGATGAAACTGAACTAAAGACGGCGCTGAATGAAAGTTATCAATATAAGGGCTTATCAGTTGTAGAGGTGAAAACAGACCGGTCTGAAAACCTTAATTGGCATCATGAAAAATGGAGGCAAATCGAGACCTCATTATTGACGCATCTCAGCTGA